The following proteins come from a genomic window of Ignavibacteriales bacterium:
- a CDS encoding cytochrome c3 family protein — translation MRSLSLAILILLSLSVCNGQSPHGKNFKRDCQDCHKVDGWTVNPAKILFRHSETGFELKGQHQIVKCTACHESLVFSDKKGKDNCSDCHTDIHENTVGKNCVRCHDSRTWIIENIIDLHRMGKFPLLGNHAKADCQQCHRLASSLKFEPLGIRCYDCHAATYAATKNPSHIKANYSTDCQQCHNFTSFSWSATSVTHDFFPLTGAHNIANCFTCHSQGSYKGLSQDCYTCHQTNYEFVPSPNHMKLNFSKDCKQCHTISAGSWKPASFVNHDLVYPLLGAHNLIRNDCMKCHSMGYNQTARQCVSCHQQNYDATVNPNHKSAQFSTDCTTCHSQTGWKPSTFDHDNKYFPIYSGNHGGKWNTCSDCHTNQSNFKVFECINCHEHAKTDMDSKHSGVNGYAYQSNVCYTCHPRGSKDGGINHSLTNFPLIGAHTTVACSQCHQTSYAGTPTQCVSCHLNNFASAPNHSAQNYPQDCKQCHSPANWKQISFNHTSTNFLLLGAHATVNCSSCHTTKLAGTSKLCYSCHQSKYTSAPNHVSQGYPQTCEQCHNTTDWKSVTFNHATTKFPLVGSHTTVQCNSCHTSVFAGTPTLCYSCHQSKYTAAPNHVSQGYPQTCEQCHNTTDWKSVTFNHALTKFPLVGSHTTVQCSSCHASGFAGTPTLCYSCHQSKYTAAPNHVSQGYPQTCEQCHNTIDWKSVTFNHATTKFPLTGSHVSVTCISCHSNGYVGTSTDCYSCHQAKFISAPDHVSKSYPTDCKACHTTTSWQGATFDHATTAFPLTGAHTSVNCNNCHTTTLKGTSTVCSSCHTTNFQSTTNPNHAAINIPTTCEQCHTTNAGWKPATFPIHNNYYQILGAHLQIANQCSNCHAGNYNTKHPQCVSCHLTDYNSVTNPNHATAKFPLTCEQCHTQNAWKPSTFNHDGQYFPIYSGEHRGKWTLCTDCHTNQTNYKVFECINCHEHSQSSMNSKHSGVNNYVYLSTACYNCHPTGKN, via the coding sequence ATGCGCTCTCTGTCATTAGCAATTTTAATTTTATTATCACTTTCTGTATGTAACGGGCAATCTCCGCACGGGAAAAATTTTAAACGTGATTGCCAAGACTGTCATAAAGTTGACGGATGGACTGTAAATCCTGCCAAAATTCTTTTTCGTCACAGCGAAACCGGATTTGAATTAAAAGGGCAGCATCAAATTGTTAAGTGTACTGCTTGCCATGAAAGTCTTGTCTTCAGTGATAAAAAAGGGAAGGACAATTGCTCTGATTGCCATACGGATATTCATGAGAATACTGTTGGTAAGAATTGCGTTCGTTGTCATGATTCAAGAACTTGGATTATAGAAAACATAATTGATCTACACCGGATGGGGAAATTTCCATTGCTTGGTAATCATGCTAAAGCCGATTGTCAGCAATGTCATAGATTAGCTTCCAGTTTGAAGTTTGAACCACTTGGTATTAGATGTTACGATTGCCACGCTGCGACATATGCTGCGACAAAAAACCCGAGTCATATAAAAGCAAATTATTCTACTGACTGTCAGCAGTGTCATAATTTTACTTCATTCAGCTGGTCTGCAACTTCAGTTACGCATGATTTCTTTCCGCTTACCGGCGCTCATAACATAGCAAATTGTTTCACTTGCCATTCTCAAGGAAGTTACAAAGGTTTATCGCAAGATTGTTACACTTGCCATCAGACAAATTATGAATTTGTTCCTTCGCCAAATCATATGAAGTTAAATTTCTCAAAAGACTGCAAGCAATGTCACACAATAAGTGCAGGTTCTTGGAAACCGGCTTCTTTTGTTAATCATGATCTTGTTTATCCATTGTTAGGAGCTCATAACTTAATTAGAAATGATTGCATGAAGTGTCACTCTATGGGCTATAATCAAACCGCGAGACAATGTGTAAGCTGTCATCAGCAGAATTATGATGCTACAGTAAATCCAAATCATAAATCGGCACAATTCTCAACTGACTGTACAACTTGTCATTCACAAACTGGATGGAAGCCGTCAACTTTTGATCATGACAATAAATATTTTCCGATCTATTCCGGAAATCATGGCGGCAAATGGAATACTTGTTCTGACTGCCATACGAACCAATCTAATTTCAAAGTGTTTGAATGCATTAATTGCCATGAACACGCAAAAACAGATATGGATTCTAAGCACAGTGGTGTTAATGGATATGCTTATCAAAGTAATGTTTGTTATACATGCCACCCAAGAGGATCCAAAGACGGTGGAATAAATCATTCACTAACAAATTTCCCGTTGATTGGCGCGCATACAACTGTAGCATGTTCACAATGTCATCAAACAAGTTATGCCGGAACTCCTACTCAATGCGTTTCGTGTCATCTGAATAATTTCGCATCTGCACCAAACCATAGTGCGCAAAATTATCCGCAAGATTGTAAACAGTGCCATTCTCCTGCGAACTGGAAACAAATTAGTTTTAATCATACGTCAACTAACTTTCTGCTTTTAGGCGCTCACGCAACAGTTAATTGTAGTTCATGTCATACTACTAAGTTAGCAGGAACATCTAAGTTGTGTTATTCATGTCATCAATCAAAATATACGTCAGCGCCAAATCACGTTTCTCAAGGATATCCGCAAACTTGCGAACAATGCCACAACACAACTGATTGGAAGAGCGTAACATTTAATCACGCAACAACTAAATTCCCGTTAGTCGGAAGTCATACTACCGTTCAATGTAATTCATGTCATACATCGGTCTTTGCGGGAACGCCAACACTTTGTTATTCATGTCATCAATCAAAATATACGGCGGCACCAAATCACGTTTCTCAAGGATATCCTCAAACTTGCGAACAGTGCCATAATACAACAGATTGGAAGAGCGTAACATTCAATCACGCATTAACTAAATTCCCGTTAGTAGGAAGTCATACTACGGTTCAATGTAGTTCTTGTCATGCATCTGGATTTGCAGGAACACCGACACTTTGTTATTCATGCCATCAATCAAAATATACTGCAGCACCAAATCATGTTTCGCAAGGATATCCGCAAACTTGCGAGCAATGCCACAACACAATTGACTGGAAGAGCGTAACATTTAATCACGCTACAACAAAGTTTCCTTTGACAGGTTCACATGTATCTGTAACATGCATTAGCTGTCACTCCAATGGTTATGTTGGAACTTCAACTGATTGTTATTCGTGCCATCAAGCAAAATTTATTTCTGCGCCCGATCATGTTTCGAAATCTTACCCAACAGACTGCAAAGCTTGCCATACTACTACATCATGGCAAGGAGCAACATTTGATCATGCGACGACTGCTTTCCCATTAACCGGTGCGCACACTTCAGTAAACTGTAATAATTGTCATACAACAACATTGAAAGGAACATCCACTGTTTGTTCGAGCTGTCACACAACAAATTTTCAAAGTACTACTAATCCAAATCATGCAGCTATTAATATTCCTACTACATGCGAACAATGCCATACAACGAATGCAGGATGGAAACCAGCAACATTTCCTATTCATAATAATTACTATCAAATTCTTGGAGCGCATTTGCAAATTGCAAACCAATGTTCGAACTGTCATGCGGGTAATTATAATACTAAACACCCGCAGTGTGTAAGCTGCCATTTAACGGATTACAATAGCGTGACTAATCCAAATCATGCGACGGCTAAGTTTCCACTTACTTGTGAGCAATGCCATACACAAAATGCTTGGAAGCCTTCAACATTTAATCATGATGGACAGTATTTCCCAATCTATTCCGGTGAGCATAGAGGTAAGTGGACTCTATGCACCGATTGCCATACAAACCAAACAAACTATAAAGTGTTTGAGTGTATTAATTGTCATGAGCATAGTCAATCATCAATGAACTCAAAGCATAGCGGTGTGAATAATTATGTTTATCTATCAACGGCTTGTTACAACTGTCATCCAACTGGAAAGAATTAA
- a CDS encoding tetratricopeptide repeat protein, with protein MNKKIAIIVITLLFSSCTSEVIKESSSTGNTTKINKREAESIFIDGSISEMKGQFNEAVIQYLEALKYDPQPGIYYSIAKNYFRLNKLASALQYSRNAIKKDSSNIEFLTLHASIYTASHMDDSAAAVYQRIIRLDTTNVTAYYYLAQISEPRQPSIALSYYKKIIDLIGPEWNALIKIADINERMGNIDETIKTVEELIKMNPSELHLKKLLIESYIKTKQYDKAAAIIAETQISYPDDLNLIEMKGNIFIQQGLWKDASIEFMKLVKSPEINIEAKLKIGTSFYLQAEKDSVNYKYAEEIFQIINRDTSDWQANAYLGEIEIRNKNDSLAVGYLKTAVNLAEWNSQIWIRLGGLLFDSKRYKEAIQYMSKASEKFPNDFPINLIYGLSLSADNDHQRAKEALQRALNINPDDVTALSALGYTLNQLKDDDEALISLNKALSFEPANLQVISVIAMIHESRKNYAVSDSLYKEAVKIDSSNVLILNNYAYSLAERGINLQQALSMSKKAIEKEPKNSSYLDTIGWIYFRLGEYKKAKTNIEEAAKIEDKNATLIDHLGDVYFKLGNKIKALEFWKKAFELDSTKSEIKKKIEKGSL; from the coding sequence ATGAATAAAAAGATTGCAATAATTGTCATTACCCTTTTGTTCTCTTCGTGTACTTCAGAAGTGATTAAGGAAAGTTCCTCAACTGGAAACACAACCAAAATTAACAAAAGAGAAGCGGAATCTATTTTTATTGACGGTTCAATTTCGGAAATGAAGGGGCAGTTCAACGAAGCCGTTATACAGTATCTGGAAGCGTTAAAATATGATCCCCAGCCGGGAATTTATTATTCAATTGCAAAAAATTATTTTCGATTAAATAAATTGGCTTCAGCCCTTCAATATTCGAGGAACGCAATTAAAAAAGATTCCAGCAATATTGAATTTTTAACACTTCACGCATCGATTTATACTGCTTCACATATGGATGATTCTGCTGCGGCAGTTTATCAAAGAATTATTCGGCTCGATACCACAAATGTAACTGCCTATTATTATTTAGCGCAGATTAGCGAACCAAGACAACCGAGCATTGCGCTTTCTTATTACAAAAAGATAATCGATTTGATAGGGCCGGAATGGAATGCCTTGATAAAAATTGCCGACATTAATGAAAGAATGGGAAATATTGACGAAACGATTAAAACAGTTGAAGAACTGATAAAAATGAATCCATCAGAACTTCATTTGAAAAAACTTTTAATTGAATCTTATATCAAAACAAAGCAATATGATAAAGCCGCAGCTATTATTGCTGAAACGCAAATCAGTTATCCCGATGATCTTAATTTGATCGAGATGAAAGGAAATATTTTTATTCAACAAGGGCTTTGGAAAGATGCTTCAATTGAATTTATGAAACTGGTTAAGAGCCCGGAAATTAATATAGAAGCAAAACTTAAAATTGGTACATCATTTTACCTGCAAGCAGAAAAAGATTCAGTTAATTATAAATATGCAGAAGAAATATTTCAAATTATTAACCGCGATACCTCGGATTGGCAAGCAAATGCATATCTCGGCGAAATCGAGATCCGGAACAAAAATGATTCATTAGCTGTTGGGTATTTAAAAACCGCAGTTAATCTTGCCGAGTGGAATTCGCAGATTTGGATTCGTCTTGGCGGTCTTTTATTCGATTCAAAGAGATATAAGGAAGCAATTCAATATATGAGTAAAGCTTCGGAAAAATTTCCAAATGATTTTCCGATCAATTTGATCTACGGTCTTTCGCTTTCTGCAGACAACGACCATCAAAGAGCAAAAGAAGCATTGCAAAGAGCTCTCAACATTAATCCGGATGATGTAACGGCTCTTTCCGCTCTCGGATATACTTTGAACCAATTAAAAGATGATGATGAAGCGTTAATTTCTCTGAACAAGGCGCTGTCGTTTGAACCGGCTAACCTTCAAGTCATCAGCGTTATTGCTATGATCCATGAATCAAGAAAAAATTATGCTGTGTCAGACTCTCTTTATAAAGAAGCAGTCAAGATAGATTCTTCCAATGTCCTTATTCTAAATAATTATGCTTACTCTCTTGCAGAAAGAGGAATCAATCTGCAACAAGCATTGTCAATGTCTAAAAAAGCAATTGAAAAAGAACCGAAGAACTCATCATATCTCGATACAATAGGATGGATCTATTTCCGGCTTGGAGAATATAAAAAAGCGAAAACCAATATTGAGGAAGCCGCAAAGATCGAAGATAAAAATGCAACGTTAATCGATCACCTTGGCGATGTTTATTTTAAACTTGGCAACAAAATAAAAGCTTTAGAATTTTGGAAAAAAGCTTTCGAGCTTGATTCAACTAAAAGTGAGATAAAGAAAAAAATTGAAAAAGGAAGCCTGTGA
- a CDS encoding cytochrome C codes for MSNCTKCHNIGSQVRNNECLACHSEISQLQKENKGFHSSSDVRNKNCVLCHSEHHGRNFRIVNINPKTFDHSKTSFQLTGKHGKIDCFDCHKPDFMADAKYKKHKGTFLGLKTSCNSCHQDSHQGSLGNSCQNCHGTDAFRPAPKFNHSSTKYDLTGAHQKVECIKCHSIETKNGKNFQRFNGIEFSSCASCHKDFHKGKFGDKCATCHVTESFHVIKNLGSFDHGKTNYPLLGKHTSVDCKACHKNGLNTKPKFEKCIDCHSDYHKGEFTKNGYQTDCSSCHSLDGFNFTSYTIERHLKSSFILNGAHLAIPCQSCHKKNEKWNFKIERRDCIDCHKDVHGGSVPVKYTGEKSCTACHTTEKWNEVNFDHNKTNFVLLGVHQKQSCTKCHTSNKSINSVNIYFTKKSECVECHKDIHAGQFTKNGIVLCQSCHQFNNWKPELFDHNNTLFPLSGAHSKVDCYKCHKQVVDEKGKYIKYKFGEVKCALCH; via the coding sequence ATGAGCAATTGCACAAAATGCCATAATATTGGAAGTCAGGTGCGCAATAATGAATGCCTGGCTTGCCATTCAGAAATATCTCAACTGCAAAAAGAAAATAAGGGATTCCATTCAAGCTCTGACGTAAGAAATAAAAATTGCGTTCTATGCCATAGTGAACATCACGGAAGAAATTTTAGAATTGTTAATATCAATCCCAAGACGTTTGATCATTCCAAAACATCGTTTCAACTTACAGGTAAGCATGGTAAAATAGATTGTTTCGATTGTCATAAGCCGGATTTTATGGCGGACGCGAAATACAAGAAACACAAGGGAACATTTTTAGGATTAAAGACTTCATGTAACTCTTGCCACCAAGATTCTCATCAAGGAAGTTTGGGAAACAGCTGTCAGAATTGTCATGGAACAGATGCTTTCCGTCCGGCACCAAAATTTAATCATAGTTCTACAAAGTATGATTTAACAGGCGCGCATCAAAAAGTTGAGTGTATCAAATGCCATTCAATCGAAACTAAAAATGGGAAAAATTTCCAGCGGTTCAATGGAATCGAATTTTCTTCATGCGCTTCATGCCACAAGGATTTTCATAAAGGCAAGTTTGGAGATAAGTGCGCAACCTGTCACGTTACAGAATCATTTCATGTTATTAAGAATTTGGGAAGCTTCGATCATGGAAAAACAAATTATCCTTTGCTGGGGAAACACACTTCAGTTGATTGTAAGGCATGTCATAAAAACGGTTTAAACACCAAGCCAAAATTTGAAAAATGTATTGACTGCCATTCAGATTATCACAAAGGAGAGTTCACTAAGAATGGATATCAAACTGATTGCAGTTCATGTCATTCGCTTGATGGATTTAATTTTACATCTTATACAATTGAGCGTCACTTAAAGAGTAGTTTTATTCTGAATGGTGCTCATTTAGCCATACCTTGCCAAAGCTGCCACAAAAAAAATGAAAAATGGAATTTCAAAATCGAGAGACGAGATTGCATTGATTGCCACAAAGATGTTCATGGCGGGTCGGTTCCGGTTAAATATACCGGAGAAAAAAGTTGTACGGCATGTCACACAACAGAAAAATGGAATGAAGTAAATTTTGACCATAACAAAACAAATTTTGTTTTATTGGGTGTTCACCAAAAACAAAGTTGTACTAAATGTCACACGAGTAATAAAAGTATTAATAGCGTTAATATTTATTTTACAAAAAAATCAGAATGCGTTGAATGTCATAAGGACATTCATGCAGGACAGTTCACAAAAAATGGTATTGTTTTATGCCAGAGTTGTCACCAATTTAATAATTGGAAGCCGGAACTCTTTGATCATAACAATACATTATTTCCATTAAGCGGAGCGCATTCTAAAGTAGATTGTTACAAATGTCACAAACAAGTAGTTGATGAGAAAGGAAAATACATCAAGTACAAATTTGGTGAGGTAAAATGCGCTCTCTGTCATTAG
- a CDS encoding peptidoglycan DD-metalloendopeptidase family protein has product MQKSLSGKYFIICFFIAVTFLQGQTKDTIRLKNQELDRIKKEISTLEKELQSKTKKERESLKALENINQQNLLLNKLVNDLHTEEKQKEEAISQIETEIAKVESRTDELKEKYARYIVWLYKNRGLSIWRFIFDAESFNQVINRYRYLRYISNQNKITLDQLDSSKIELSSLKADLEGEKREKENLAKQKMNEQQNLKQKESEKKELLTVLKKDQKIITQEIASKRMAEITIKNMIAKLIEVDRERRAKMHEQKATDKKSLAYKKNIQMFDYSGFENFAELRGKLGWPIHEGKIVRMFGENKNERLKTVTLNYGIDIAVKGDDKVLSVAEGIVSAIDWLPGYGSILIITHRDDFRTVYGHISDISVKEGDKVKSGTAIGKVNESLEGNILHFEIWNERNYQNPEVWLARGGR; this is encoded by the coding sequence ATGCAAAAATCATTGAGTGGTAAATATTTTATTATATGTTTTTTCATTGCTGTTACCTTCCTCCAAGGTCAGACAAAAGATACTATACGCTTGAAAAATCAAGAGTTGGATAGAATTAAAAAAGAAATCTCAACTCTCGAAAAAGAACTTCAATCCAAAACCAAAAAAGAAAGAGAATCTTTAAAAGCGCTTGAGAATATAAATCAGCAAAATCTTTTATTGAATAAACTTGTCAACGACCTTCACACAGAAGAAAAACAGAAAGAGGAAGCAATTAGTCAAATTGAGACTGAGATAGCCAAAGTTGAAAGCAGGACCGATGAGCTGAAAGAGAAATATGCACGCTATATAGTATGGCTATATAAGAACCGGGGACTCTCCATCTGGCGTTTTATCTTTGATGCAGAATCATTTAATCAGGTTATTAACCGTTACAGGTACTTGCGATATATTTCCAACCAGAACAAAATAACTTTAGACCAGCTTGATTCCAGTAAAATAGAATTGAGCTCGCTTAAAGCTGATTTGGAAGGTGAAAAGAGAGAAAAAGAAAATTTAGCAAAACAAAAAATGAATGAGCAGCAAAATTTAAAACAGAAGGAATCCGAGAAAAAGGAACTGCTTACCGTTTTGAAGAAAGATCAAAAAATTATTACTCAAGAAATTGCATCAAAGAGAATGGCGGAAATCACAATCAAAAATATGATTGCAAAATTAATTGAGGTTGACCGCGAACGAAGAGCTAAAATGCACGAGCAAAAAGCAACCGATAAAAAAAGTTTAGCTTACAAAAAAAATATTCAAATGTTCGATTACAGCGGGTTCGAAAATTTTGCGGAGTTGAGGGGTAAACTTGGCTGGCCTATACATGAGGGTAAGATCGTCCGCATGTTTGGTGAAAACAAAAATGAACGTCTTAAAACTGTTACATTAAATTATGGAATTGATATTGCAGTCAAAGGTGACGATAAAGTTCTTTCGGTTGCCGAGGGAATTGTTTCCGCAATTGATTGGCTTCCAGGTTATGGCAGCATATTAATTATTACACACCGCGACGATTTCCGGACCGTGTACGGTCATATTTCCGATATCTCAGTTAAGGAAGGGGACAAAGTAAAGAGCGGAACGGCTATCGGAAAAGTTAACGAAAGTTTGGAAGGTAACATTCTTCACTTTGAAATTTGGAATGAACGTAACTATCAAAATCCTGAAGTTTGGCTTGCACGGGGAGGAAGATAA
- a CDS encoding NAD(P)-binding domain-containing protein has protein sequence MEVLIENIITYSVVVILIVILIYFQLRKSKNQSRTVKDKIERAKQLGFHEPVSLHPVVNLDVCLGSAACVAACPEKDILGLIDGKAATINASRCVGHGACFHSCPVGAISLVIGTEKRGVDLPHVSHEFETNVKGIFIAGELGGMGLIKNAVTQGKQAVDNIAKNLSRVPKSEYDIVIVGAGPAGISASLAAKEKELRSITIEQDSLGGTVYSFPRKKIIMTAPMHLPLYGKVKYTEITKTELLELWNEVLTKNNISIQENERVLSIEKHEDHFVVQTNKRTVAANAVLLTIGRRGTPRKLGVEGEGLEKVSYRLIEPELISIQNVLVVGGGDSAIEAALALLEGNNKITISYRGDSFSRLKPKNFENIKNAVDERKIDIIFKSNVTSISEKAVKIMFEKDGITLEKEIKNDLVFILAGGELPNEFLTKAGIRITKKYGEAVLKHQD, from the coding sequence ATGGAAGTATTGATAGAAAATATTATTACTTACTCTGTGGTTGTGATATTGATTGTTATACTGATCTACTTCCAGTTAAGAAAAAGTAAGAATCAATCTAGAACGGTTAAGGATAAGATTGAGAGAGCCAAACAACTTGGATTTCACGAACCGGTATCTCTTCATCCGGTTGTAAATTTGGATGTTTGTCTTGGCAGTGCTGCTTGCGTTGCTGCTTGTCCGGAAAAAGATATACTTGGATTGATTGATGGAAAGGCCGCGACAATTAACGCTTCCAGATGCGTTGGACATGGTGCATGTTTTCATTCATGTCCGGTTGGTGCTATTTCTCTGGTAATCGGAACTGAAAAAAGAGGTGTCGATCTTCCTCATGTAAGCCATGAATTCGAAACGAATGTAAAAGGAATTTTTATTGCCGGAGAACTTGGCGGAATGGGTTTAATTAAAAATGCTGTAACACAAGGCAAGCAAGCAGTTGATAATATTGCTAAAAATTTATCGCGCGTTCCGAAATCTGAATATGACATTGTAATTGTTGGCGCAGGCCCGGCTGGAATTTCGGCATCTCTGGCGGCTAAAGAAAAAGAACTGAGATCAATTACGATTGAACAAGATAGTCTAGGCGGGACAGTCTATTCGTTCCCGAGAAAGAAAATAATTATGACTGCGCCAATGCATCTTCCTTTGTATGGAAAAGTCAAATACACAGAGATAACAAAAACGGAATTATTAGAACTCTGGAATGAAGTATTAACGAAGAATAATATTTCAATTCAAGAGAATGAAAGAGTTCTATCTATTGAAAAGCATGAAGATCATTTTGTTGTTCAAACGAATAAAAGGACAGTTGCAGCAAACGCGGTCCTATTGACAATTGGACGCCGCGGTACTCCAAGAAAGTTGGGTGTTGAAGGGGAAGGATTGGAAAAAGTATCATACAGACTTATTGAGCCGGAATTGATAAGCATTCAAAATGTTTTGGTTGTTGGTGGCGGAGATTCTGCAATCGAAGCCGCACTTGCATTGTTGGAAGGAAATAATAAAATTACAATATCGTATAGAGGTGATTCATTTTCTAGACTTAAGCCGAAGAATTTTGAGAATATTAAAAACGCTGTGGATGAAAGAAAAATTGACATCATATTTAAATCCAATGTAACGTCTATTTCCGAGAAAGCAGTTAAAATAATGTTTGAAAAAGATGGTATTACTTTAGAAAAAGAAATCAAAAATGATTTAGTATTCATTCTGGCTGGCGGAGAACTTCCTAATGAGTTTCTAACTAAAGCCGGAATCAGGATCACCAAAAAATACGGAGAGGCGGTATTAAAACATCAAGACTAA
- a CDS encoding DUF4292 domain-containing protein, producing MKNRNIALFVLTICSILYMDGCTPSKPIMQERTISPDRLIKRLEANRRKIKNFSGTGTISIKTSDLDTKSNFTIEIKKPDSVKVSFYGPFGIDLASALLTQEDFLFYDVINNTVYKGKQRPGIMKEILKINILYNDLIDLATGSINLTDKLQREPNSSESADDLLKLTYADSANGRTNSYLIQNDELEIRQYFQNNLKGKNLLDTKFSNFRKYDEIPIPGEINFNDFTNNQKIKIEYRKVEINGEIGNLKLELPSDAKIIEW from the coding sequence GTGAAAAATAGAAATATTGCGCTTTTTGTCTTAACCATTTGTTCAATTTTGTATATGGATGGATGCACGCCTTCAAAACCAATTATGCAGGAGCGGACTATCTCACCCGATAGATTAATTAAACGCCTTGAAGCAAACAGAAGAAAGATCAAAAACTTTTCCGGAACGGGAACGATCAGCATTAAAACTTCAGATCTTGATACGAAAAGCAATTTCACTATTGAAATCAAAAAACCGGATTCTGTAAAAGTCTCTTTCTATGGACCATTCGGGATCGATCTGGCTTCTGCTCTTTTAACTCAAGAAGATTTTTTGTTTTATGATGTTATAAATAACACAGTTTATAAAGGAAAACAAAGACCCGGGATAATGAAAGAAATTCTTAAAATAAATATTTTATATAATGATTTGATAGATCTTGCAACTGGTTCAATAAATTTAACCGATAAGCTGCAGCGCGAACCAAATTCATCGGAATCGGCGGATGATTTATTAAAACTCACCTATGCAGATTCGGCCAACGGAAGAACGAATTCATACCTAATACAGAATGATGAATTGGAGATCAGGCAGTACTTTCAAAATAATCTGAAAGGTAAAAATTTACTCGACACAAAATTTTCCAACTTCAGAAAATATGATGAGATCCCGATTCCGGGAGAAATTAATTTTAACGATTTTACAAATAATCAGAAGATTAAAATTGAATACAGGAAAGTAGAGATAAATGGTGAAATCGGGAATTTAAAATTAGAACTTCCAAGCGATGCAAAAATCATTGAGTGGTAA
- a CDS encoding sulfite exporter TauE/SafE family protein: protein MVLHYAGIFLIGIIVGFLGGLFGKGGSAIATPMLHLIGVPGFIAVAAPLPATVPGTLIASVEYWKSNLLDKQIVLWSLYFGVPATIVGSYLTKFTGATPLLVLTGLMVLVFGLSFLLFPKERENEPVVTAGEFGNRPRFWRLRLIIVAISIGLISGLLANSGGFLLAPSYARILHLQIKKAFACSLAVSVFLALPGTIVHSYLGHIDWMVTGVLALGSVPFSLLGAKVAIKSKANILERWYGLALTALGIFFLFKL, encoded by the coding sequence ATGGTTCTTCATTACGCTGGAATTTTTCTTATTGGAATAATAGTTGGTTTTCTTGGCGGACTTTTCGGTAAAGGTGGCAGTGCCATAGCTACACCGATGCTTCATTTGATTGGAGTACCGGGATTTATTGCAGTAGCCGCTCCACTGCCGGCTACAGTGCCCGGTACTTTAATTGCTTCTGTTGAATATTGGAAATCAAATCTTCTGGATAAACAAATTGTTTTATGGAGTCTTTATTTTGGTGTGCCTGCAACAATTGTCGGCTCATATTTAACCAAATTTACCGGTGCTACACCGCTGTTGGTTTTAACCGGATTGATGGTTCTCGTGTTTGGTTTAAGTTTTCTTCTTTTTCCAAAAGAAAGAGAGAATGAACCAGTTGTAACTGCTGGAGAATTCGGTAATCGTCCACGTTTTTGGCGGCTTAGATTGATTATCGTTGCAATTAGTATCGGTTTGATTTCCGGACTCTTGGCAAACTCTGGTGGATTTTTATTGGCGCCAAGTTATGCAAGAATATTACATCTACAAATAAAAAAAGCTTTCGCATGTTCATTGGCGGTATCTGTTTTTCTAGCTCTACCCGGAACGATAGTTCATTCATATCTTGGTCATATTGATTGGATGGTAACGGGCGTCTTAGCACTCGGCTCTGTTCCTTTTTCACTCTTAGGAGCCAAAGTAGCAATTAAATCTAAGGCCAACATTTTGGAACGCTGGTACGGTTTAGCATTGACTGCCCTAGGAATATTTTTCCTGTTTAAGTTATAG